Below is a window of Arabidopsis thaliana chromosome 2, partial sequence DNA.
GATTTGTTCATAGTTATGACAATTACTAGTATTTACTGTttcgaaaaaagaaaatcagcGTAAAGAACAAgtaaatatttaacataattaCCAAATTACTCTGGCTCAtattttcatctatttttcttaatttttataatattatttaggTTTAAAATTcgtaatacaaatattaatacatataatttgGCACGAAAAATTCGTGCAGAACCGCTACATACCAcatatgtaaacaatttttttcaagATTGGTTCATCTGAgtcataaataatatttaatgacaaaaaaaacaatattttaaagtatttgatttgttgttgaattatttagattattaagatttgttttgtattttaaggagaaaattgaaaagataTGGAAGTTGTAAAAATTTGCATTGACCATTTGACCAATCTGGGTCAACAACAAacgaagaaacaaattaaaaaaacacaccAGCTTATctattgttagttttttttttttctgttttcaggtGTTTTCTTAAATCACAAGCTACAAACCCTATATTTATCTTCTGCAACAAGTCAGCATCGAACTCTCAGATCATTTATCAATTCATCTTCTTAATTTACTTGACCCTTTCTCTTTACACGATAATGGcgagagataaagaagatcaAAACAATGAGAATCCTTCAATTGTCCAGAACATGTCATTTCCATTCAACACCATTTTCTTGATCTCAAGCGCAATCTTCCTCGTCACAGCCGCTTTCTGGTTCGTAGCCGTCATGACATTACATTACAGGACCGATGAATGTAACCGGTTCGTCACAACTCCCGGAATATTCATAAGCTTCTCATTGCTTGCTATGTCCCTCACTGGATTCTACGCAGCTTACTTCAAATCCGATTGTCTCTTTCGAATCcacttctttatcttcttcttgtggatGTTCGTTGTCGTGTCTAAAGCAATCTTTGTCATCTTTCTACATAAGGAGACCAATCCTAGATTGTTTCCTGGGACCAAGATTTATGAGTTTAGGTACGAGGATTACTCAGGATGGGTTAGTAGATTGGTCATCAAAGACGATGAATGGTATCGTACAAGGAGAT
It encodes the following:
- the TET13 gene encoding tetraspanin13 (tetraspanin13 (TET13); FUNCTIONS IN: molecular_function unknown; INVOLVED IN: aging; LOCATED IN: integral to membrane; EXPRESSED IN: 11 plant structures; EXPRESSED DURING: 8 growth stages; CONTAINS InterPro DOMAIN/s: Tetraspanin (InterPro:IPR018499); BEST Arabidopsis thaliana protein match is: tetraspanin8 (TAIR:AT2G23810.1); Has 414 Blast hits to 412 proteins in 22 species: Archae - 0; Bacteria - 0; Metazoa - 0; Fungi - 0; Plants - 414; Viruses - 0; Other Eukaryotes - 0 (source: NCBI BLink).): MARDKEDQNNENPSIVQNMSFPFNTIFLISSAIFLVTAAFWFVAVMTLHYRTDECNRFVTTPGIFISFSLLAMSLTGFYAAYFKSDCLFRIHFFIFFLWMFVVVSKAIFVIFLHKETNPRLFPGTKIYEFRYEDYSGWVSRLVIKDDEWYRTRRCLVKDNVCNRLNHKMPASEFYQMNLTPIQSGCCKPPLSCGLNYEKPNNWTVSRYYNNLEVDCKRWNNSADTLCFDCDSCKAVIIADVHNTSFSITVNIIHIIFSLCIGMTGWFAWLRILRESQK